A single region of the Salvelinus sp. IW2-2015 linkage group LG20, ASM291031v2, whole genome shotgun sequence genome encodes:
- the LOC111980286 gene encoding exportin-7 isoform X5 has translation MGVREEHEWSKMADHVQSLAQLEILCKQLYETTETGVRLQAEKALVEFTNSPDCLSKCQLLLERGSSSYSQLLAATCLSKLVSRTSNPLPLEQRIDIRNYVLNYLATRPKLAEFVTQALIQLYSRITKLGWFDCQKDDYVFRNVIADVTRFLQQDSVEHCIIGVTILSQLTNEINQADTSHPLTKHRKIASSFRDSSLFDIFTLSCNLLKQASGKNLNLNDESQHGLLMQLLKLSHNCLNYDFIGTSTDESSDDLCTVQIPTSWRSAFLDSSTLQLFFDLYHSIPPSLSPLVLSCLVQIASVRRSLFNNAERAKFLSHLVDGVKRILENPQSLSDPNNYHEFCRLLARLKSNYQLGELVKVENYPEVIRLIANFTVTSLQHWEFAPNSVHYLLSLWQRLAASVPYVKATEPHLLETYTPEVTKAYITSRLESVCIILRDGLEDPLDDAGLVQQQLDQLSTIGRCEYEKTCALLVQLFDQSAQTYQELLQSTNSSAIDITVQEGRLTWLVYIIGAVIGGRVSFASTDEQDAMDGELVCRVLQLMNLTDSRLAQAGNERLELAMLSFFEQFRKIYIGDQVQKSSKLYRRLSEVLGLNDETMVLSVFIGKIITNLKYWGQCEPITSKTLQLLNDLSIGYSSVRKLVKLSAVQFMLNNHTSEHFSFLGVNNQSNLSDMRCRTTFYTALGRLLMVDLGEDEDQFEQFMLPLTAAFEAVAQMFSTNTFNEQEAKRTLVGLVRDLRGIAFAFNAKTSFMMLFDWIYPAYMPILQRAIELWYHVPACTTPVLKLMAELVHNRSQRLQFDVSSPNGILLFRETSKMITTYGNRILTIGEVPKDQMYSVKLKGVSVCFSMLKAVLSGNYVNFGVFRLYGDDALDNALQTFIKLLLSIPHSDLLDYPKLSQSFYSLLEVLTQDHMNFIASLEPHVVMYILSSISEGLTALDTMVCTGCCSSLDHIATYLFKQLSRSTKKRPVAMATDERFLHIMQQHPEMIQQMLSTVLNIIIFEDCRNQWSMSRPLLGLILLNEKYFADLRNSIVNSQPPEKQQAMHLCFENLMEGIERNLLTKNRDRFTQNLSVFRREVNDSMKNSSYGVNTNDMMS, from the exons agcCTAGCCCAGCTAGAGATCCTGTGTAAGCAGCTGTACGAGACAACAGAGACGGGGGTGAGGTTGCAGGCAGAGAAAGCTCTGGTGGAGTTCACTAACAGCCCCGACTGTCTCAGCAAGTGTCAGCTACTACTGGAGAGAGGCAGC tctTCCTACTCTCAACTCCTTGCAGCTACCTGTCTGTCTAAACTGGTTTCGCGCACCAGCAACCCTCTTCCCTTGGAGCAGCGCATCGATATCC gGAACTATGTACTGAACTATCTGGCGACGCGGCCGAAGTTGGCAGAGTTTGTTACCCAGGCTCTGATCCAGCTGTACTCCAG gattaCCAAGCTTGGCTGGTTCGACTGTCAGAAAGACGACTATGTCTTCAGGAACGTCATTGCGGACGTCACACGCTTCCTACAG CAGGACAGTGTAGAACATTGCATCATAGGAGTCACCATCCTATCCCAACTGACCAATGAGATCAACCAG GCAGATACCAGCCATCCTCTGACCAAACACAGGAAGATTGCGTCATCGTTCAGAGACTCGTCCCTCTTTGACATATTCACCCTGTCTTGCAATCTCctcaaacag gcgTCGGGTAAGAACCTCAACCTGAATGATGAGAGTCAGCATGGTCTACTGATGCAGCTACTGAAGCTCAGTCACAACTGTCTGAACTATGACTTCATCGGAACGTCTACAGACGAGTCCTCTGATGACCTCTGCACTGTTCAGATCCCCACTTCCTGGAGATCAG caTTTTTGGATTCCTCCACTCTCCAGCTCTTTTTTGATTTGTATcattccattcctccctccctctccccgttG gtgttgtcGTGTCTAGTCCAGATAGCATCAGTGAGGAGGTCTTTGTTCAACAACGCAGAGCGAGCCAAGTTCCTCTCTCACCTGGTGGATGGAGTCAAGAGGATACTAGAGAAcccacag AGCCTCTCAGACCCTAACAACTACCATGAGTTTTGTCGTCTGTTGGCGCGACTGAAAAGTAACTACCAGCTGGGAGAGCTGGTCAAAGTAGAAAACTACCCAGAAGTCATCAGGCTTATAGCCAACTTCACTGTCACCAGTCTACAG CACTGGGAGTTTGCCCCTAACTCTGTCCACTACCTGTTGAGCCTGTGGCAGCGCCTGGCAGCGTCTGTCCCTTACGTTAAAGCCACCGAGCCTCACCTGCTAGAGACATACACACCTGAAGTCACCAAGGCCTACATCACCTCACGCCTCGAGTCTGTCTGCATCATactcag GGATGGGTTAGAGGACCCTCTAGATGACGCAGGGTTAGTCCAGCAGCAGTTAGACCAGCTCTCCACCATTGGTCGCTGTGAATACGAGAAGACCTGTGCCCTATTGGTCCAGCTCTTCGACCAATCAGCACAGACCTACCAGGAACTACTGCAGTCTACCAACTCTAGTGCCATCGACATCACGGTCCAGGAGG GGAGGTTAACATGGTTGGTGTATATAATCGGGGCGGTCATTGGAGGAAGAGTGTCCTTCGCCTCTACAGATGAACAAGACGCCATGGATGGAGAACTAGTCTGTCG agtgctcCAGTTGATGAACCTAACAGACTCGCGGCTGGCCCAGGCGGGTAATGAGCGATTGGAGTTGGCCATGCTCAGCTTCTTTGAACAGTTCAGGAAAATCTACATCGGAGACCAGGTGCAAAAGTCCTCCAAG ctgTACCGGCGGCTGTCAGAGGTTCTGGGGCTGAATGATGAGACCATGGTACTCAGCGTCTTCATTGGAAAAAT CATCACCAATCTGAAGTACTGGGGCCAGTGTGAACCAATCACTTCCAAGACACTTCAGTTACTCAATGACCTCTCCATAGG gtacagcaGTGTGAGGAAGTTGGTGAAACTCAGCGCTGTTCAGTTCATGCTGAACAACCACACA AGCGAGCACTTCTCCTTCCTGGGCGTGAACAACCAATCAAACCTCAGCGACATGAGGTGTCGCACCACGTTCTACACCGCACTGGGACGCCTGCTGATGGTCGACctag gtgaggaTGAGGACCAGTTTGAACAATTCATGCTTCCCCTAACGGCGGCGTTTGAAGCAGTGGCTCAGATGTTCAGCACCAACACATTCAACGAGCAGGAGGCGAAGAGGACGTTGGTAGGACTGGTCAGAGACCTGAGAGGTATTGCCTTTGCCTTCAACGCCAAGACCAGCTTTATGATGCTCTTCGACTGGAT CTACCCAGCCTACATGCCCATCCTGCAGAGAGCTATAGAGCTCTGGTACCACGTACCAGCATGCACCACTCCTGTCCTAAAGCTCATGGCCGAGCTAGTCCACAACAG GTCACAGAGGTTACAATTTGACGTGTCATCACCCAACGGAATCCTGCTGTTCAGAGAAACCAGCAAGATGATCACCACCTATG gTAACCGTATCCTGACCATTGGGGAGGTGCCTAAGGACCAGATGTACAGTGTGAAGCTGaagggtgtcagtgtgtgtttctcCATGCTCAAGGCTGTGCTCTCTGGGAACTATGTCAACTTCGGGGTGTTCCGTCTCTATGGAGATGACGCACTGGACAACGCGCTACAGACCTTCATCAAACTGCTGCTGTCCATACCACACAGCGACctgctg GACTATCCCAAGTTGAGCCAGTCGTTCTACAGTCTGTTGGAGGTGTTGACTCAGGATCACATGAACTTCATTGCTTCTCTAGAGCCGCATGTCGTCATGTACATACTGTCATCTATCTCCGAGGGACTCACTGCACTGG ATACTATGGTGTGTACTGGGTGTTGTTCCAGTCTGGACCATATCGCCACCTACCTGTTCAAACAG CTGTCTCGCTCCACTAAGAAACGGcctgttgccatggcaacagacGAACGCTTCCTACACATCATGCAGCAACACCCAGAGATGATccaacag ATGCTGTCCACAGTGTTGAACATCATCATCTTTGAGGACTGCAGGAACCAGTGGTCCATGTCCAGACCTCTACTGGGCCTCATCCTGCTCAACGAGAAG tattttGCAGACCTGAGGAACAGCATTGTGAACAGCCAGCCTCCAGAAAAGCAGCAGGCCATGCATCTCTGCTTTGAGAACCTGATGGAGGGGATAGAACGCAACCTGCTAACCAAGAACAGAGACAG GTTCACCCAGAACCTCTCGGTGTTCCGGAGGGAGGTGAACGACAGCATGAAAAACTCTTCATATGGAGTCAACACCAATGACATGATGAGCTGA
- the LOC111980286 gene encoding exportin-7 isoform X6: MGVREEHEWSKMADHVQSLAQLEILCKQLYETTETGVRLQAEKALVEFTNSPDCLSKCQLLLERGSSSYSQLLAATCLSKLVSRTSNPLPLEQRIDIRNYVLNYLATRPKLAEFVTQALIQLYSRITKLGWFDCQKDDYVFRNVIADVTRFLQDSVEHCIIGVTILSQLTNEINQADTSHPLTKHRKIASSFRDSSLFDIFTLSCNLLKQASGKNLNLNDESQHGLLMQLLKLSHNCLNYDFIGTSTDESSDDLCTVQIPTSWRSAFLDSSTLQLFFDLYHSIPPSLSPLVLSCLVQIASVRRSLFNNAERAKFLSHLVDGVKRILENPQSLSDPNNYHEFCRLLARLKSNYQLGELVKVENYPEVIRLIANFTVTSLQHWEFAPNSVHYLLSLWQRLAASVPYVKATEPHLLETYTPEVTKAYITSRLESVCIILRDGLEDPLDDAGLVQQQLDQLSTIGRCEYEKTCALLVQLFDQSAQTYQELLQSTNSSAIDITVQEGRLTWLVYIIGAVIGGRVSFASTDEQDAMDGELVCRVLQLMNLTDSRLAQAGNERLELAMLSFFEQFRKIYIGDQVQKSSKLYRRLSEVLGLNDETMVLSVFIGKIITNLKYWGQCEPITSKTLQLLNDLSIGYSSVRKLVKLSAVQFMLNNHTSEHFSFLGVNNQSNLSDMRCRTTFYTALGRLLMVDLGEDEDQFEQFMLPLTAAFEAVAQMFSTNTFNEQEAKRTLVGLVRDLRGIAFAFNAKTSFMMLFDWIYPAYMPILQRAIELWYHVPACTTPVLKLMAELVHNRSQRLQFDVSSPNGILLFRETSKMITTYGNRILTIGEVPKDQMYSVKLKGVSVCFSMLKAVLSGNYVNFGVFRLYGDDALDNALQTFIKLLLSIPHSDLLDYPKLSQSFYSLLEVLTQDHMNFIASLEPHVVMYILSSISEGLTALDTMVCTGCCSSLDHIATYLFKQLSRSTKKRPVAMATDERFLHIMQQHPEMIQQMLSTVLNIIIFEDCRNQWSMSRPLLGLILLNEKYFADLRNSIVNSQPPEKQQAMHLCFENLMEGIERNLLTKNRDRFTQNLSVFRREVNDSMKNSSYGVNTNDMMS, translated from the exons agcCTAGCCCAGCTAGAGATCCTGTGTAAGCAGCTGTACGAGACAACAGAGACGGGGGTGAGGTTGCAGGCAGAGAAAGCTCTGGTGGAGTTCACTAACAGCCCCGACTGTCTCAGCAAGTGTCAGCTACTACTGGAGAGAGGCAGC tctTCCTACTCTCAACTCCTTGCAGCTACCTGTCTGTCTAAACTGGTTTCGCGCACCAGCAACCCTCTTCCCTTGGAGCAGCGCATCGATATCC gGAACTATGTACTGAACTATCTGGCGACGCGGCCGAAGTTGGCAGAGTTTGTTACCCAGGCTCTGATCCAGCTGTACTCCAG gattaCCAAGCTTGGCTGGTTCGACTGTCAGAAAGACGACTATGTCTTCAGGAACGTCATTGCGGACGTCACACGCTTCCTACAG GACAGTGTAGAACATTGCATCATAGGAGTCACCATCCTATCCCAACTGACCAATGAGATCAACCAG GCAGATACCAGCCATCCTCTGACCAAACACAGGAAGATTGCGTCATCGTTCAGAGACTCGTCCCTCTTTGACATATTCACCCTGTCTTGCAATCTCctcaaacag gcgTCGGGTAAGAACCTCAACCTGAATGATGAGAGTCAGCATGGTCTACTGATGCAGCTACTGAAGCTCAGTCACAACTGTCTGAACTATGACTTCATCGGAACGTCTACAGACGAGTCCTCTGATGACCTCTGCACTGTTCAGATCCCCACTTCCTGGAGATCAG caTTTTTGGATTCCTCCACTCTCCAGCTCTTTTTTGATTTGTATcattccattcctccctccctctccccgttG gtgttgtcGTGTCTAGTCCAGATAGCATCAGTGAGGAGGTCTTTGTTCAACAACGCAGAGCGAGCCAAGTTCCTCTCTCACCTGGTGGATGGAGTCAAGAGGATACTAGAGAAcccacag AGCCTCTCAGACCCTAACAACTACCATGAGTTTTGTCGTCTGTTGGCGCGACTGAAAAGTAACTACCAGCTGGGAGAGCTGGTCAAAGTAGAAAACTACCCAGAAGTCATCAGGCTTATAGCCAACTTCACTGTCACCAGTCTACAG CACTGGGAGTTTGCCCCTAACTCTGTCCACTACCTGTTGAGCCTGTGGCAGCGCCTGGCAGCGTCTGTCCCTTACGTTAAAGCCACCGAGCCTCACCTGCTAGAGACATACACACCTGAAGTCACCAAGGCCTACATCACCTCACGCCTCGAGTCTGTCTGCATCATactcag GGATGGGTTAGAGGACCCTCTAGATGACGCAGGGTTAGTCCAGCAGCAGTTAGACCAGCTCTCCACCATTGGTCGCTGTGAATACGAGAAGACCTGTGCCCTATTGGTCCAGCTCTTCGACCAATCAGCACAGACCTACCAGGAACTACTGCAGTCTACCAACTCTAGTGCCATCGACATCACGGTCCAGGAGG GGAGGTTAACATGGTTGGTGTATATAATCGGGGCGGTCATTGGAGGAAGAGTGTCCTTCGCCTCTACAGATGAACAAGACGCCATGGATGGAGAACTAGTCTGTCG agtgctcCAGTTGATGAACCTAACAGACTCGCGGCTGGCCCAGGCGGGTAATGAGCGATTGGAGTTGGCCATGCTCAGCTTCTTTGAACAGTTCAGGAAAATCTACATCGGAGACCAGGTGCAAAAGTCCTCCAAG ctgTACCGGCGGCTGTCAGAGGTTCTGGGGCTGAATGATGAGACCATGGTACTCAGCGTCTTCATTGGAAAAAT CATCACCAATCTGAAGTACTGGGGCCAGTGTGAACCAATCACTTCCAAGACACTTCAGTTACTCAATGACCTCTCCATAGG gtacagcaGTGTGAGGAAGTTGGTGAAACTCAGCGCTGTTCAGTTCATGCTGAACAACCACACA AGCGAGCACTTCTCCTTCCTGGGCGTGAACAACCAATCAAACCTCAGCGACATGAGGTGTCGCACCACGTTCTACACCGCACTGGGACGCCTGCTGATGGTCGACctag gtgaggaTGAGGACCAGTTTGAACAATTCATGCTTCCCCTAACGGCGGCGTTTGAAGCAGTGGCTCAGATGTTCAGCACCAACACATTCAACGAGCAGGAGGCGAAGAGGACGTTGGTAGGACTGGTCAGAGACCTGAGAGGTATTGCCTTTGCCTTCAACGCCAAGACCAGCTTTATGATGCTCTTCGACTGGAT CTACCCAGCCTACATGCCCATCCTGCAGAGAGCTATAGAGCTCTGGTACCACGTACCAGCATGCACCACTCCTGTCCTAAAGCTCATGGCCGAGCTAGTCCACAACAG GTCACAGAGGTTACAATTTGACGTGTCATCACCCAACGGAATCCTGCTGTTCAGAGAAACCAGCAAGATGATCACCACCTATG gTAACCGTATCCTGACCATTGGGGAGGTGCCTAAGGACCAGATGTACAGTGTGAAGCTGaagggtgtcagtgtgtgtttctcCATGCTCAAGGCTGTGCTCTCTGGGAACTATGTCAACTTCGGGGTGTTCCGTCTCTATGGAGATGACGCACTGGACAACGCGCTACAGACCTTCATCAAACTGCTGCTGTCCATACCACACAGCGACctgctg GACTATCCCAAGTTGAGCCAGTCGTTCTACAGTCTGTTGGAGGTGTTGACTCAGGATCACATGAACTTCATTGCTTCTCTAGAGCCGCATGTCGTCATGTACATACTGTCATCTATCTCCGAGGGACTCACTGCACTGG ATACTATGGTGTGTACTGGGTGTTGTTCCAGTCTGGACCATATCGCCACCTACCTGTTCAAACAG CTGTCTCGCTCCACTAAGAAACGGcctgttgccatggcaacagacGAACGCTTCCTACACATCATGCAGCAACACCCAGAGATGATccaacag ATGCTGTCCACAGTGTTGAACATCATCATCTTTGAGGACTGCAGGAACCAGTGGTCCATGTCCAGACCTCTACTGGGCCTCATCCTGCTCAACGAGAAG tattttGCAGACCTGAGGAACAGCATTGTGAACAGCCAGCCTCCAGAAAAGCAGCAGGCCATGCATCTCTGCTTTGAGAACCTGATGGAGGGGATAGAACGCAACCTGCTAACCAAGAACAGAGACAG GTTCACCCAGAACCTCTCGGTGTTCCGGAGGGAGGTGAACGACAGCATGAAAAACTCTTCATATGGAGTCAACACCAATGACATGATGAGCTGA
- the LOC111980286 gene encoding exportin-7 isoform X4 → MSLAQLEILCKQLYETTETGVRLQAEKALVEFTNSPDCLSKCQLLLERGSSSYSQLLAATCLSKLVSRTSNPLPLEQRIDIRNYVLNYLATRPKLAEFVTQALIQLYSRITKLGWFDCQKDDYVFRNVIADVTRFLQQDSVEHCIIGVTILSQLTNEINQADTSHPLTKHRKIASSFRDSSLFDIFTLSCNLLKQASGKNLNLNDESQHGLLMQLLKLSHNCLNYDFIGTSTDESSDDLCTVQIPTSWRSAFLDSSTLQLFFDLYHSIPPSLSPLVLSCLVQIASVRRSLFNNAERAKFLSHLVDGVKRILENPQSLSDPNNYHEFCRLLARLKSNYQLGELVKVENYPEVIRLIANFTVTSLQHWEFAPNSVHYLLSLWQRLAASVPYVKATEPHLLETYTPEVTKAYITSRLESVCIILRDGLEDPLDDAGLVQQQLDQLSTIGRCEYEKTCALLVQLFDQSAQTYQELLQSTNSSAIDITVQEGRLTWLVYIIGAVIGGRVSFASTDEQDAMDGELVCRVLQLMNLTDSRLAQAGNERLELAMLSFFEQFRKIYIGDQVQKSSKLYRRLSEVLGLNDETMVLSVFIGKIITNLKYWGQCEPITSKTLQLLNDLSIGYSSVRKLVKLSAVQFMLNNHTSEHFSFLGVNNQSNLSDMRCRTTFYTALGRLLMVDLGEDEDQFEQFMLPLTAAFEAVAQMFSTNTFNEQEAKRTLVGLVRDLRGIAFAFNAKTSFMMLFDWIYPAYMPILQRAIELWYHVPACTTPVLKLMAELVHNSQTAALQGERREPISWVSSFSQRSQRLQFDVSSPNGILLFRETSKMITTYGNRILTIGEVPKDQMYSVKLKGVSVCFSMLKAVLSGNYVNFGVFRLYGDDALDNALQTFIKLLLSIPHSDLLDYPKLSQSFYSLLEVLTQDHMNFIASLEPHVVMYILSSISEGLTALDTMVCTGCCSSLDHIATYLFKQLSRSTKKRPVAMATDERFLHIMQQHPEMIQQMLSTVLNIIIFEDCRNQWSMSRPLLGLILLNEKVQYFADLRNSIVNSQPPEKQQAMHLCFENLMEGIERNLLTKNRDRFTQNLSVFRREVNDSMKNSSYGVNTNDMMS, encoded by the exons ATG agcCTAGCCCAGCTAGAGATCCTGTGTAAGCAGCTGTACGAGACAACAGAGACGGGGGTGAGGTTGCAGGCAGAGAAAGCTCTGGTGGAGTTCACTAACAGCCCCGACTGTCTCAGCAAGTGTCAGCTACTACTGGAGAGAGGCAGC tctTCCTACTCTCAACTCCTTGCAGCTACCTGTCTGTCTAAACTGGTTTCGCGCACCAGCAACCCTCTTCCCTTGGAGCAGCGCATCGATATCC gGAACTATGTACTGAACTATCTGGCGACGCGGCCGAAGTTGGCAGAGTTTGTTACCCAGGCTCTGATCCAGCTGTACTCCAG gattaCCAAGCTTGGCTGGTTCGACTGTCAGAAAGACGACTATGTCTTCAGGAACGTCATTGCGGACGTCACACGCTTCCTACAG CAGGACAGTGTAGAACATTGCATCATAGGAGTCACCATCCTATCCCAACTGACCAATGAGATCAACCAG GCAGATACCAGCCATCCTCTGACCAAACACAGGAAGATTGCGTCATCGTTCAGAGACTCGTCCCTCTTTGACATATTCACCCTGTCTTGCAATCTCctcaaacag gcgTCGGGTAAGAACCTCAACCTGAATGATGAGAGTCAGCATGGTCTACTGATGCAGCTACTGAAGCTCAGTCACAACTGTCTGAACTATGACTTCATCGGAACGTCTACAGACGAGTCCTCTGATGACCTCTGCACTGTTCAGATCCCCACTTCCTGGAGATCAG caTTTTTGGATTCCTCCACTCTCCAGCTCTTTTTTGATTTGTATcattccattcctccctccctctccccgttG gtgttgtcGTGTCTAGTCCAGATAGCATCAGTGAGGAGGTCTTTGTTCAACAACGCAGAGCGAGCCAAGTTCCTCTCTCACCTGGTGGATGGAGTCAAGAGGATACTAGAGAAcccacag AGCCTCTCAGACCCTAACAACTACCATGAGTTTTGTCGTCTGTTGGCGCGACTGAAAAGTAACTACCAGCTGGGAGAGCTGGTCAAAGTAGAAAACTACCCAGAAGTCATCAGGCTTATAGCCAACTTCACTGTCACCAGTCTACAG CACTGGGAGTTTGCCCCTAACTCTGTCCACTACCTGTTGAGCCTGTGGCAGCGCCTGGCAGCGTCTGTCCCTTACGTTAAAGCCACCGAGCCTCACCTGCTAGAGACATACACACCTGAAGTCACCAAGGCCTACATCACCTCACGCCTCGAGTCTGTCTGCATCATactcag GGATGGGTTAGAGGACCCTCTAGATGACGCAGGGTTAGTCCAGCAGCAGTTAGACCAGCTCTCCACCATTGGTCGCTGTGAATACGAGAAGACCTGTGCCCTATTGGTCCAGCTCTTCGACCAATCAGCACAGACCTACCAGGAACTACTGCAGTCTACCAACTCTAGTGCCATCGACATCACGGTCCAGGAGG GGAGGTTAACATGGTTGGTGTATATAATCGGGGCGGTCATTGGAGGAAGAGTGTCCTTCGCCTCTACAGATGAACAAGACGCCATGGATGGAGAACTAGTCTGTCG agtgctcCAGTTGATGAACCTAACAGACTCGCGGCTGGCCCAGGCGGGTAATGAGCGATTGGAGTTGGCCATGCTCAGCTTCTTTGAACAGTTCAGGAAAATCTACATCGGAGACCAGGTGCAAAAGTCCTCCAAG ctgTACCGGCGGCTGTCAGAGGTTCTGGGGCTGAATGATGAGACCATGGTACTCAGCGTCTTCATTGGAAAAAT CATCACCAATCTGAAGTACTGGGGCCAGTGTGAACCAATCACTTCCAAGACACTTCAGTTACTCAATGACCTCTCCATAGG gtacagcaGTGTGAGGAAGTTGGTGAAACTCAGCGCTGTTCAGTTCATGCTGAACAACCACACA AGCGAGCACTTCTCCTTCCTGGGCGTGAACAACCAATCAAACCTCAGCGACATGAGGTGTCGCACCACGTTCTACACCGCACTGGGACGCCTGCTGATGGTCGACctag gtgaggaTGAGGACCAGTTTGAACAATTCATGCTTCCCCTAACGGCGGCGTTTGAAGCAGTGGCTCAGATGTTCAGCACCAACACATTCAACGAGCAGGAGGCGAAGAGGACGTTGGTAGGACTGGTCAGAGACCTGAGAGGTATTGCCTTTGCCTTCAACGCCAAGACCAGCTTTATGATGCTCTTCGACTGGAT CTACCCAGCCTACATGCCCATCCTGCAGAGAGCTATAGAGCTCTGGTACCACGTACCAGCATGCACCACTCCTGTCCTAAAGCTCATGGCCGAGCTAGTCCACAACAG CCAGACAGCTGCTCtgcaaggggagaggagagagccaaTAAGCTGGGTGTCATCTTTCAGTCAACG GTCACAGAGGTTACAATTTGACGTGTCATCACCCAACGGAATCCTGCTGTTCAGAGAAACCAGCAAGATGATCACCACCTATG gTAACCGTATCCTGACCATTGGGGAGGTGCCTAAGGACCAGATGTACAGTGTGAAGCTGaagggtgtcagtgtgtgtttctcCATGCTCAAGGCTGTGCTCTCTGGGAACTATGTCAACTTCGGGGTGTTCCGTCTCTATGGAGATGACGCACTGGACAACGCGCTACAGACCTTCATCAAACTGCTGCTGTCCATACCACACAGCGACctgctg GACTATCCCAAGTTGAGCCAGTCGTTCTACAGTCTGTTGGAGGTGTTGACTCAGGATCACATGAACTTCATTGCTTCTCTAGAGCCGCATGTCGTCATGTACATACTGTCATCTATCTCCGAGGGACTCACTGCACTGG ATACTATGGTGTGTACTGGGTGTTGTTCCAGTCTGGACCATATCGCCACCTACCTGTTCAAACAG CTGTCTCGCTCCACTAAGAAACGGcctgttgccatggcaacagacGAACGCTTCCTACACATCATGCAGCAACACCCAGAGATGATccaacag ATGCTGTCCACAGTGTTGAACATCATCATCTTTGAGGACTGCAGGAACCAGTGGTCCATGTCCAGACCTCTACTGGGCCTCATCCTGCTCAACGAGAAGGTACag tattttGCAGACCTGAGGAACAGCATTGTGAACAGCCAGCCTCCAGAAAAGCAGCAGGCCATGCATCTCTGCTTTGAGAACCTGATGGAGGGGATAGAACGCAACCTGCTAACCAAGAACAGAGACAG GTTCACCCAGAACCTCTCGGTGTTCCGGAGGGAGGTGAACGACAGCATGAAAAACTCTTCATATGGAGTCAACACCAATGACATGATGAGCTGA